A single window of Cetobacterium sp. ZOR0034 DNA harbors:
- the dhaK gene encoding dihydroxyacetone kinase subunit DhaK, translating to MKKLINNKEDIVKEMVEGMVKAFPNEIESVNELPIIIRKNKKQGKVALVSGGGSGHEPSHAGFVGFGMLDGAIAGEVFTSPSADKVYEAIKAVDNGEGVLLIIKNYSGDVMNFEMAAEMAELDGIKVNKVIVDDDIAVENSTYTIGRRGIAGTIFVHKILGAAAEEGYSLDKIKELGDRVIRNIKTMGISLKSCTVFTTGKSSFDLADDEIEVGLGIHGEPGTHREKFQNADVHVDHILDKILEESNIQNEKVAVLINGLGETTLIELFIVSNRVSNVLKEKNIHVEKTLVGNYMTSLDMGGFSISILKLDEESERLLKSKSDTIALKTF from the coding sequence TGAAGGAATGGTAAAAGCTTTTCCAAATGAGATTGAAAGTGTTAATGAACTGCCTATTATTATAAGAAAAAATAAAAAACAAGGAAAAGTAGCTTTAGTAAGTGGAGGAGGAAGTGGGCATGAGCCTTCACATGCTGGATTTGTTGGGTTTGGAATGTTAGATGGAGCTATAGCGGGGGAAGTTTTCACATCTCCGAGTGCAGATAAAGTTTATGAAGCTATTAAGGCTGTTGATAATGGAGAGGGAGTTTTACTTATAATAAAGAACTATAGTGGAGATGTAATGAATTTTGAAATGGCTGCAGAAATGGCTGAATTAGATGGAATAAAAGTGAATAAAGTTATTGTCGATGATGATATAGCAGTAGAGAATAGTACATATACGATAGGTCGAAGAGGGATAGCAGGAACTATTTTTGTTCATAAAATATTAGGTGCAGCAGCAGAAGAAGGATATTCACTGGATAAGATAAAAGAGTTAGGAGATAGGGTTATAAGAAATATAAAAACAATGGGAATATCCTTAAAGTCATGTACTGTGTTTACTACTGGAAAGAGTAGCTTTGACTTAGCTGATGATGAAATTGAAGTAGGATTGGGGATTCATGGTGAACCAGGAACGCATAGAGAAAAATTTCAAAATGCAGATGTACATGTAGATCATATTTTAGATAAAATTTTAGAGGAATCAAATATTCAAAATGAAAAAGTTGCTGTATTAATAAACGGATTAGGTGAGACAACATTGATAGAGTTATTTATAGTGAGCAACAGAGTTTCAAATGTGCTGAAAGAAAAGAATATTCATGTAGAAAAAACATTAGTTGGAAATTATATGACTTCTCTTGATATGGGTGGATTTTCGATAAGTATTTTAAAATTGGATGAAGAGAGTGAAAGGTTATTGAAATCAAAATCAGATACGATTGCACTAAAAACTTTTTAA
- the chvE gene encoding multiple monosaccharide ABC transporter substrate-binding protein, translating to MIKIKKIALLVTVVASVFLGCGKKEGQSSNSSGVDVGVAMPTKSSQRWIDDGNNVVKTLTELGYTSNLQYAEDVVENQISQIENMMTRGVKVLIIASIDGNALTDVTKKAADQGIKIISYDRLITNTPYIEYYATFDNFKVGVLEGQYIENALGLKTNPGPFTIELFGGSPDDNNAYFFYDGAMSILEPYIKSGKLIVRSNQMGMDKVATLRWDGSLAQSRMDNLLGTFYTDGKLDAVLSPYDGISLGVVSSLKSMGFGSGDKKMPIITGQDAQIAAIKSIIAGEQTQTVLKDTSKLAKVAGNMVDSIMKGKEPEINDRTTYNNGVKIVPSYLLEPISVDKNNWKEAIIDSGYYTEDQIKN from the coding sequence ATGATTAAAATTAAAAAAATAGCTTTACTTGTAACAGTTGTAGCATCAGTATTTTTAGGATGTGGGAAAAAAGAAGGACAATCATCAAATAGTAGTGGAGTTGATGTAGGAGTTGCTATGCCGACAAAATCATCACAACGTTGGATTGATGATGGTAATAATGTTGTAAAAACCTTGACAGAATTAGGTTATACATCAAACTTACAATATGCAGAGGATGTAGTTGAAAATCAAATCTCACAAATAGAAAATATGATGACTAGAGGAGTTAAGGTTCTTATAATAGCTTCAATAGATGGAAATGCATTGACAGATGTGACTAAAAAAGCAGCAGATCAAGGAATAAAAATCATATCTTATGACAGATTAATAACGAACACACCATATATAGAATATTATGCAACATTTGATAACTTTAAAGTTGGTGTATTAGAAGGACAATATATAGAAAATGCTTTAGGATTAAAAACGAATCCAGGACCATTTACAATTGAATTATTCGGAGGATCACCAGATGATAATAATGCGTATTTCTTTTACGATGGAGCAATGTCAATACTTGAACCATATATAAAATCAGGAAAATTAATTGTGAGAAGTAACCAAATGGGTATGGATAAGGTTGCGACATTAAGATGGGATGGATCTTTAGCACAATCTAGAATGGATAACCTATTAGGAACTTTTTATACAGATGGAAAATTAGATGCAGTGTTATCACCATATGACGGGATCTCTTTAGGAGTAGTCTCATCTTTAAAAAGTATGGGATTTGGAAGTGGTGATAAAAAGATGCCTATTATAACAGGTCAAGATGCACAAATAGCTGCAATAAAATCTATAATTGCAGGAGAACAAACACAAACAGTATTAAAAGATACTAGTAAATTAGCTAAGGTAGCAGGAAATATGGTTGATTCGATAATGAAAGGAAAAGAGCCTGAAATAAATGATAGAACAACTTATAATAATGGCGTGAAAATAGTTCCATCATATTTATTAGAACCGATAAGTGTAGATAAAAATAACTGGAAAGAAGCAATAATAGATTCTGGATATTACACAGAAGATCAGATAAAGAACTAG
- the dhaL gene encoding dihydroxyacetone kinase subunit DhaL — protein MDIIKIIDSIADKIFEKRDELSELDRAIGDSDHGVNLSRGFQKIKEESSSFSKLNYSEIANKMAMILISNVGGASGAIYGTGLMRVAQSLKGVEELDRDKVGVALGAMVEGIKFRGKAIAGEKTMLDTLEPVEKIFQESKELSICEFLDKIEEVAQEGMESTKDMLATKGRASYLGERSIGHIDPGAMSSYIIVKTICENLREEFKC, from the coding sequence ATGGATATAATAAAAATAATAGATAGTATTGCTGATAAAATATTTGAGAAAAGGGATGAATTGAGTGAGTTAGATAGAGCTATTGGTGATAGTGATCATGGCGTGAATCTATCGAGAGGATTTCAAAAAATTAAGGAGGAGAGTTCTAGCTTTTCAAAGTTGAATTATTCTGAAATAGCAAATAAGATGGCTATGATATTAATATCTAATGTTGGTGGGGCTTCTGGTGCAATTTACGGAACAGGATTGATGAGGGTTGCTCAAAGTTTAAAAGGAGTAGAAGAATTAGATAGAGATAAAGTTGGAGTGGCTTTAGGGGCAATGGTTGAGGGGATAAAATTTAGAGGAAAGGCTATAGCAGGAGAAAAAACGATGTTGGACACTTTAGAACCTGTAGAAAAAATTTTTCAAGAATCTAAAGAGTTATCTATATGTGAATTTTTAGATAAAATAGAGGAAGTGGCTCAAGAGGGTATGGAGTCAACAAAAGATATGCTTGCCACAAAGGGAAGAGCTAGCTACTTAGGAGAGAGAAGTATAGGACACATAGATCCAGGGGCAATGTCATCGTATATAATAGTAAAAACAATATGTGAGAACTTAAGGGAGGAGTTTAAATGTTAG
- the dhaM gene encoding dihydroxyacetone kinase phosphoryl donor subunit DhaM: MLGFVIVSHSKKLAHEVIELCNEMKKYEFPVVNGSGTNGEHLGSDPLIIVEAIKKAYTKNGVVIFGDLGSSILNSELAIEFLDGDYDKSKIKIMDAPLVEGVIMAMAINDEKLTVHELIEELKDFKVMSKI; this comes from the coding sequence ATGTTAGGATTTGTAATAGTTTCACATAGTAAAAAATTAGCTCATGAAGTTATAGAGTTGTGTAATGAAATGAAAAAATATGAGTTTCCTGTTGTTAATGGAAGTGGTACAAACGGAGAACATTTAGGATCAGATCCATTGATAATAGTTGAAGCTATAAAAAAAGCATATACAAAAAATGGTGTTGTGATTTTCGGAGATTTAGGAAGCTCAATACTGAACTCAGAATTAGCAATAGAATTTTTAGATGGAGATTATGATAAAAGTAAAATAAAGATTATGGATGCTCCTTTGGTAGAAGGGGTTATAATGGCGATGGCTATTAATGATGAAAAGTTGACAGTTCATGAATTGATCGAAGAGTTGAAGGATTTTAAAGTTATGAGTAAAATTTAG
- a CDS encoding LacI family DNA-binding transcriptional regulator, whose protein sequence is MNLQELSDKLNVSKATLSRVINNKPGVSEKKREEIKAFLAKNNLIKISDENNIVIIIPDFENPFFGEIIKEISKVLREQGYQITIYDTDENIENEKIIVRSIIKNGAAGVIFCVSNGMESAKNVKLLQDSKIPVVLFDRELDFPLEGVFLNDFHAGFLATELLISKGCKNIAVIPGSLELKNIKNRFEGYQYALNQNAIPFNFELIFQGDMKIESGTIAMKNIVNSEIDIDGILILNNFMTIGVLNFINNTDSSLYDTYKILGFDIPDYLFKMTPKINIITRSRKEMGNLTANMILDKIQENKKENYTKKIIIDPILY, encoded by the coding sequence ATGAATTTACAAGAACTTTCTGATAAATTAAACGTCTCAAAAGCTACTCTTTCTAGAGTAATTAATAATAAACCTGGTGTTAGTGAAAAAAAAAGAGAAGAAATCAAAGCTTTTTTAGCTAAAAATAATCTTATTAAAATTTCTGATGAAAATAATATCGTTATCATAATTCCTGATTTTGAAAACCCGTTTTTCGGAGAAATAATTAAAGAGATTTCTAAAGTTTTAAGAGAACAAGGCTATCAAATAACTATTTATGACACTGATGAAAATATTGAAAATGAAAAAATTATTGTCAGAAGTATTATTAAAAATGGAGCTGCCGGTGTTATTTTTTGTGTAAGCAACGGAATGGAATCCGCAAAAAATGTAAAACTACTACAAGACTCAAAAATTCCTGTTGTTCTTTTTGATAGAGAGCTTGATTTTCCTTTAGAAGGTGTGTTTTTAAATGATTTTCATGCTGGATTTCTAGCTACAGAACTCCTTATTTCTAAAGGATGTAAAAACATCGCTGTCATTCCAGGATCATTGGAATTAAAAAATATAAAAAATAGATTTGAAGGGTATCAATACGCCCTTAATCAAAATGCTATTCCCTTTAATTTCGAGCTTATATTTCAAGGGGATATGAAAATAGAAAGTGGAACTATTGCTATGAAAAATATTGTTAATTCTGAAATCGATATCGATGGAATTTTAATTTTAAATAATTTTATGACCATCGGTGTATTAAATTTTATAAACAATACTGACTCTTCATTGTATGATACATATAAAATTTTAGGATTTGATATTCCTGATTACCTTTTCAAGATGACACCAAAAATAAATATAATAACTCGTTCAAGAAAAGAGATGGGAAATCTTACTGCAAATATGATTTTAGATAAAATTCAAGAAAATAAAAAGGAAAATTATACAAAAAAAATTATAATTGATCCTATTTTATATTAA
- the mmsB gene encoding multiple monosaccharide ABC transporter permease produces the protein MEALVKKNKKMENSEEVNIKKEFNLKNGIRKYGMLIALAVIMVLFAILTDGISLRPLNITNLILQNSYILILAIGMLLVIITGNIDLSVGSVAAFIGAIAGYMMITLNMNYIVAIIISIGVGALIGALQGAIIAYIKVPAFIVTLGGMLVFRGLTMVTLQGRSLAPFPDGLRALSSNFIVDIFSGVSLHMTTILIGVVFSILYIIVEFKKRGDKVRYNLSVENINVFAIKMLMVALMINLFTYTLAAYKGVPTILVVLSILTILYSYITRKTIFGRHIYAIGGNEKAAKLSGIKTKKVLLMVYVNMGILAAISGIAFAARLNAATPKAGNGFELDAIAACYIGGASASGGVGTIIGAIIGGLVMGVMNNGMSILGVGIDWQQAIKGIVLVLAVIFDIYTKSGNNETK, from the coding sequence ATGGAAGCTTTAGTTAAGAAAAATAAAAAAATGGAAAATTCAGAAGAGGTAAATATAAAGAAAGAGTTTAATTTAAAAAATGGAATTAGAAAATATGGAATGTTAATAGCATTAGCTGTAATAATGGTTTTATTTGCAATATTAACCGATGGAATATCTTTAAGACCATTAAATATAACAAATCTGATACTTCAAAATAGTTATATCTTAATTTTAGCAATAGGAATGTTATTGGTTATTATAACAGGAAATATAGATCTTTCTGTTGGATCAGTGGCAGCATTTATAGGAGCTATAGCGGGATATATGATGATCACTTTAAATATGAATTATATAGTAGCTATAATAATTTCTATAGGAGTTGGAGCTTTAATTGGAGCATTACAAGGAGCAATAATAGCATATATAAAAGTTCCTGCATTCATAGTAACCTTGGGTGGAATGTTAGTTTTTAGAGGCTTAACAATGGTAACACTTCAAGGGAGATCTTTGGCACCATTTCCAGATGGATTGAGAGCATTGAGTTCTAACTTTATAGTTGATATTTTTTCAGGGGTATCATTACATATGACAACAATATTGATAGGTGTAGTTTTTTCAATACTATATATAATAGTAGAGTTTAAAAAGAGAGGAGACAAAGTAAGGTACAATTTAAGCGTAGAAAATATAAACGTATTTGCTATAAAAATGTTAATGGTTGCATTGATGATAAATTTATTCACATACACATTAGCAGCTTATAAAGGAGTTCCAACAATATTGGTTGTTTTAAGTATTTTGACAATTCTATACAGCTACATAACTAGAAAAACAATTTTTGGTCGTCATATATATGCTATAGGTGGAAATGAAAAAGCGGCAAAACTATCGGGAATAAAAACAAAAAAAGTATTGCTGATGGTTTATGTAAATATGGGAATTTTAGCTGCAATATCTGGAATAGCTTTTGCAGCAAGATTAAATGCTGCAACTCCAAAAGCAGGGAACGGATTTGAATTAGATGCGATTGCAGCTTGTTATATCGGAGGAGCTTCAGCAAGTGGAGGAGTAGGAACAATAATCGGTGCAATAATCGGTGGACTTGTTATGGGAGTAATGAACAACGGAATGTCAATTTTAGGTGTAGGAATAGATTGGCAACAAGCTATTAAAGGGATTGTTCTTGTTCTTGCAGTAATTTTTGATATTTACACAAAATCAGGAAATAATGAAACTAAATAG
- a CDS encoding ribulokinase has product MKRKNYVIGIDYGSDSCRSIIVDANTGEQIGGEVFAYPRWKNKEFCTPEQNIYRQHPLDYIEGLEFVIKKPLENLPKEVRENIRGISVDTTGSTPVAVDEKGTPLALLKEFEKNPNAMFVLWKDHSSTEEADLINKTAKSWGGVDYTKYSGGVYSSEWFWAKLLHIIKVDAKVAEKIYSWVEHCDWIPALLTGVDRAEEIKRSRCSAGHKAMWNEEFGGLPSEEFLRLLDSRLADLRKNMYTKTYTSEEKAGVISKEWANRLGLPEDVVIGIGAFDAHMGAVGGQIKPYSFVKVMGTSTCDILMIPKNEMVGVLVPGICGQVDGSVVEGMIGLEAGQSGFGDIYSWFRELLLWPIKSLDMFTEDQIEEYRDQMLPMLEKKALEINASESTVFSLDWMNGRRTPNANQKLKGAISNLTLDSDAPKIYRSLIEGTAYGAKAIVDTFIEKNIRIDEIIGIGGVAKKSPLIMQVMADVLNKPIKVADSLQTVALGAAIFAAKVSGVYENIQDAQEVIGSKFQREYFPIEENVEVYKKYYEEYKQLGKHIENRVN; this is encoded by the coding sequence ATGAAAAGAAAAAATTATGTTATTGGAATAGATTATGGTTCTGACTCATGTAGATCAATAATTGTAGATGCAAATACGGGAGAGCAGATAGGTGGAGAGGTATTCGCTTATCCGAGATGGAAGAATAAAGAGTTTTGTACTCCAGAGCAAAATATATATAGACAGCATCCATTAGATTATATTGAAGGATTGGAGTTTGTAATAAAGAAGCCTTTGGAAAATTTACCAAAGGAGGTTAGAGAAAATATAAGAGGAATATCTGTTGATACGACAGGTTCGACACCGGTGGCAGTTGACGAAAAAGGAACTCCTTTAGCATTATTAAAAGAGTTTGAAAAAAATCCAAATGCAATGTTTGTATTATGGAAAGATCATTCATCAACAGAGGAAGCGGATTTAATAAATAAAACAGCTAAAAGCTGGGGTGGTGTGGATTACACTAAATATTCTGGTGGAGTTTATTCATCAGAATGGTTTTGGGCAAAATTGCTTCATATTATAAAAGTTGATGCGAAAGTTGCTGAAAAAATTTATAGTTGGGTTGAACATTGCGATTGGATACCGGCTTTATTGACAGGAGTAGATAGAGCTGAGGAGATAAAAAGAAGTAGATGTTCAGCAGGTCATAAAGCTATGTGGAACGAAGAATTTGGAGGACTTCCATCTGAAGAGTTTCTAAGACTCTTAGATTCAAGATTAGCAGATTTAAGAAAAAATATGTATACGAAGACATATACTTCAGAGGAAAAAGCAGGAGTTATTTCGAAGGAGTGGGCAAACAGGTTAGGACTTCCAGAGGATGTAGTAATCGGAATTGGTGCTTTTGATGCTCATATGGGTGCTGTTGGAGGACAGATAAAACCATATTCTTTTGTGAAAGTTATGGGGACTTCAACTTGTGACATATTGATGATTCCTAAAAATGAGATGGTGGGAGTTCTTGTTCCAGGAATTTGTGGGCAAGTAGATGGATCTGTTGTAGAGGGAATGATTGGACTTGAAGCAGGACAATCTGGATTTGGTGATATATACTCGTGGTTCAGAGAGTTACTTTTATGGCCAATTAAAAGCTTAGATATGTTTACAGAGGATCAGATTGAAGAGTATAGAGATCAAATGTTACCAATGCTAGAAAAAAAGGCTCTTGAGATAAACGCAAGTGAAAGCACAGTATTTTCTTTAGATTGGATGAATGGAAGAAGAACTCCTAATGCAAATCAAAAATTAAAGGGAGCAATTTCAAATTTAACTTTAGATTCTGATGCACCAAAAATATATCGTTCTTTAATAGAGGGAACGGCTTATGGAGCTAAGGCAATTGTAGATACGTTTATAGAAAAAAATATAAGAATAGATGAGATTATAGGAATTGGTGGGGTTGCTAAAAAATCACCTCTAATAATGCAAGTTATGGCAGATGTATTGAATAAACCTATAAAAGTTGCAGACTCACTTCAAACAGTAGCTTTAGGAGCGGCGATATTTGCAGCAAAAGTTTCTGGAGTTTATGAAAATATTCAGGATGCACAAGAAGTGATAGGAAGTAAAT
- a CDS encoding sugar ABC transporter ATP-binding protein, with protein MKSNFILEMKNITKKFNNIKALDNVNIKVKKGEIHSICGENGAGKSTLMKVLSGVYPSGTFTGEIYFNEKLCKFNNIKESEKEGIVIIHQELALMPNMTIAENIFLGNEKKNKLGIDWNTTMNEAISLLKKVGLKEDPGKLIQEIGVGKQQLVEIAKALAKDVKILILDEPTAALNENDSENLLKLLKHLQKEEGVTSIMISHKLNEIAEVADSVTIIRDGKTIETIVVENQNLSQDRIIRGMVGRDITDRYPSRESNPSEVFFELKEWQVNSRSDKNKEILTNINFHVKKGEVIGIAGLMGSGRTELALSIFGESFGNKVRGIALKDGEKIDISTIGKAIDNKIAYITEDRKGDGLILDESIKFNTTLSNWRGISKKGILNNEEEIVVAEEFRKKLRIKSNDIEQNVTNLSGGNQQKVLLAKWLYTDPDVFILDEPTRGIDVGAKYEIYSIINELVENKKSVIIISSEMPELIGMSDRIYVMSEGRINGEIHKSEFSQEKIMELAI; from the coding sequence ATGAAAAGTAATTTTATCCTAGAAATGAAAAATATTACAAAAAAATTTAATAATATTAAAGCTTTAGATAATGTAAATATAAAAGTAAAAAAAGGGGAGATTCACTCAATTTGTGGAGAGAATGGGGCTGGAAAATCAACTTTAATGAAAGTTTTAAGTGGAGTTTATCCATCAGGAACATTTACAGGTGAGATATACTTTAATGAAAAACTTTGCAAATTTAATAATATTAAAGAGAGTGAAAAAGAGGGGATTGTTATAATTCATCAAGAATTAGCTTTAATGCCGAATATGACTATTGCTGAAAACATATTCTTAGGAAATGAGAAGAAGAATAAATTAGGAATAGATTGGAACACAACTATGAATGAAGCTATATCTCTCCTTAAAAAAGTTGGATTAAAAGAGGATCCAGGAAAATTAATTCAAGAGATTGGCGTAGGAAAACAACAATTAGTTGAAATAGCCAAAGCATTAGCTAAAGACGTAAAAATTTTAATATTAGATGAACCAACAGCAGCATTGAATGAAAATGATAGTGAAAATTTATTAAAATTATTAAAGCATTTACAAAAAGAGGAGGGGGTTACTTCAATAATGATATCTCATAAATTAAATGAGATTGCAGAAGTAGCAGATTCGGTGACGATAATAAGAGATGGAAAAACGATTGAAACTATAGTGGTAGAAAATCAGAATCTATCTCAAGATCGAATAATTAGAGGGATGGTAGGAAGAGATATAACTGATAGATATCCATCTAGAGAATCAAATCCTTCAGAAGTTTTCTTTGAATTAAAAGAATGGCAGGTAAATAGTAGATCGGATAAAAATAAAGAAATTTTAACAAATATAAACTTCCATGTAAAAAAAGGAGAGGTAATCGGGATAGCAGGACTTATGGGTTCTGGAAGAACAGAACTTGCATTGAGTATTTTTGGAGAATCATTTGGAAATAAAGTTCGGGGAATAGCATTAAAAGATGGAGAAAAAATAGACATTAGTACAATTGGAAAGGCTATAGATAATAAAATAGCATATATAACCGAAGATCGAAAAGGTGATGGTTTGATACTAGATGAATCTATAAAGTTTAATACGACTTTATCAAATTGGCGTGGAATCTCTAAAAAAGGAATATTGAATAATGAGGAAGAGATAGTAGTAGCTGAGGAGTTTAGAAAAAAATTGAGGATAAAGTCAAATGATATAGAGCAAAATGTGACTAATTTAAGTGGAGGAAATCAACAAAAAGTTCTTTTAGCAAAATGGTTATATACAGATCCAGATGTTTTTATATTAGATGAACCAACAAGAGGAATAGATGTTGGAGCTAAATATGAGATATATAGTATTATAAATGAACTTGTAGAAAATAAAAAATCGGTAATAATAATTTCCTCTGAAATGCCTGAACTTATAGGAATGAGCGACAGAATATATGTAATGAGCGAAGGGAGAATAAACGGTGAGATACATAAAAGTGAGTTTTCTCAAGAGAAAATAATGGAGTTAGCTATTTAA